AATAATACACCCTTTGATTAATTGCTTCTCTTttcattttcctcttttttttttatgtcccactttttttttttttttggcagaGCTAATTAATTTTCCTACCTAGCAAAGAATATGTGTGGTGGAGATTTTGATACATACCAAACATGTCCCTACCCTCTTTTTAGAATTACATGAAAgatgtttatatttaattttttccagcTCGGTGTGTATGCTATTTATATCAAAGTCTGATTAAATTTGAAAGCCTCACGTTAAAGATAAAGCGCTTCCTAGCAAAGGTGAAAACACGAACTCGAAACTGTCGATTAAGGATTTTATATTAAGTAAATAcaattatattttccttaattctcaaatattataccttaaaaaagaaaggaaaaaaaatgttctttcaaattcttgattcttTAATTTGGGGAGAATGTTTATGCTTTTAGGTACAAGCtaactcttctttttctttaatcaaGCAAAAATAGCCATAGCCtccactttttattttaaaaacttatatgACTTTAAAATGTGATATATGTTGATATCgaagtttttatttataaatcttGATCAATCATAATCTTAGCCTATTAAAAAAAGCTTCCATGTTGTTTCTTTGGTgtctctaaattaattaatactttttttacTCGTGCAATTTATCCATATTGTTCAATTTTAGGACGAGTCAGATTAGAAGGATCAAAGTTAAtctttaaaagtaataaaaatagtagGAAAAAGGCTTAAATATGTCATTGAATTTTCAGAAAAGGCTCATTTatgtcatcagttaaaagtttgtCTCGTTTATGCCATTACCGTTAAAGAAAAGGctcattcatgtcattattttttaacaatgattttgcaaaaacatttttaacacgtgaccaattataatttggctacgtcatcaattttttaaataaaaataataattgaaaagaaattgaattatttttttatttttaaaaattgatgacgtggtCAATTATAATTCAGTCACGTCATCaatctttttaataaaaaaattcaaaattctaaaaaattaattttttttatttctaataaaaaGATTGATGACGTGACCGAATCATAATTGATCACTAATCAAAAATGGTTTTACAAAACCaccgttaaaaaataatggcatgaataaatcttttctttaacgataatgacataaataagCCAAATTTTTAACTAATGCCATAAATAAGCCTTTTTTCTGAAAATTCAACGgcatatttgagtcttttcaaTCTAACTTCATACTTTTAACgagacttttttttaataataaaacttgTATAATTGACTTATATAACTTATATATGTAGTTATTTATGGTAAGGAATCACATCATGTGAAAGAGGTAGGAAGAAAATGGacaatgttaattaattaatttcgatactattattaaagaaaaacaatGGCTAAAAATATTGGAAGTTAATGAATGGTTAATGTTATTCCAAAGAGAAAACAAACATATGATTGTGTCCTCGTGTGCATGGATTTATTCTCTTCAAGGAGCCCATCTTACTAATTGTAACGATTTGACATAACtaaatatatatcttatatagtttaaaaaaataaataaattctataCGAAGTAAAGATgaatctaaaattaaaatttagtagGCATTAAGTATACTATTCGTTAAAATTATAGATTCAGAtctaatattaaatatagagCATTTGTGTGAAGCATTATGGATTCTCTTCCTGAGTTTTTGGTTCGTGtctaaaataacttttttttatattcataaattaatgtTTTACAAGTTTCGTGGCTAAagtaattttctttatattcataaattaatgtTTTACAAGTCATGATTTATGATCTGTTGATTTAGAATAGCTTTacatttaataatgtattttagaCTCATACTTCATTGTCGCTTTAATTTGTCATTTGCTCGTGAATATTATCCAATTAAATCTTTGTTCTTTATTCTTAAATATGAGTGCTAATATATTCCAAATTCTCCATATTATACGTGAGATGAATAAAATTCTCTAGAGAGTGAGTTTATGATGAATCAATGACTAATAGGCTACGTTCACCTTGAGTAAAAAGAATTCTTCAAATTAttctaataatatattatttatttatttatttatttaaaaaaaggttaAGAAATTCACCACTCTTTTACATATATTCCATTTTTAACTAAATGAACTAATTTTATCCAATCCACTTATAACCCATACATAGAAAaatgtttgataattttttcaaaaaattcatgAGTTAATACACATTAAAAGCTCTAATAATCATGATTCTTCGTATCACAAACTTGATATATAAGATAAAACTATTCACGTTTTTGGACTTAacacaaatgaaaataaaaattatatcagtCATGACGAATAAGCCCAAGCCATTTTGGATGGACATACGAAATTTCAAGATAAACGAAGTTCgacaataattttttgaataactcatatattaatacaataatcattattttgtatttcaagaCTCAAAACTCAAAGTTAAAACAACGTCAGTTATAACGAAGTCTATCACTTCATGTATGCTTATCTTTTAGTATGACTTTTATGTGGATTTGTCActataaaatacattttaataaaaaaaaaaactagttcaaggtattttataattaaatataagattAAAAATGTGTACAACAATGATGATAGATACAAGTTGGAGTTGgacatattatatatagaaaaatctAAGGTATagtttaaataagaataaatgtAAGCAAACaaataagtaataaaataaatgatttgatATAGAGATATATAGTGATGGAGTAAGTAATTTTTTGTGAGAAAGAGATAGGAAACAAGTGTCACAATCTATGTAGCTTAAACTACAGACATGGGTTGATTTTTAGGACCATTTTTGAGAATTTGAGAGAGACATCAATTGGctagattttaaattattttagtgtTGGTTTGACAACACATCCTAAACCTTTTGTTGAAGGTTTggatgtaaatttttttttataattgtgatGTTCGAATTAATTTCTGGTGTATTTTTGTCAATCTCTTGCGTACTAACATAAATATTGAGTAATTGTATCATCAAAGCTTTAATAGTAGGAAGAAATCGTCagtttatgttttgtgaaattgAAACACCGATCTTTCACAATTCACATACTTAGTTATTGACTATTAGATCATATCCTTGAATGTTGAAATATCGACTCTTGATGCACCTTGTATCAGTGGCGAAGCCAGAGAGATGTCGATCGACATCCCTTTGTTGGAAAATCATGTTGTGTGTACTAGGTAAAAATATACCTTCTTTAACTTCTACACgattgtatttatttatacttCGACACCCCTTAATTGAAATTCTTACTCCGTCCCTGCATTGGGCAAGCTACATGTTATTCCCTTGTGGGCGTTTGGTTATAGGAATTAGGAGGTTATCTTGTATAAATTGTGGGTATTAGTTAAAACTAGGTCAAAATTATAAGATCATGAGATTATCTATTGCGATTATAATCTTAAGACTAATATAATACTGAATTAACTTTGTTTGTAAACCAAATGATTTCTTAATTGATAACACTATAAAAGTAATTATAATTTCACAAATGATGTGGGGAAAAAAATGTCTTAAAGTATTCACTATCACTGGTTGGTCTATTTTGGTCCCAAAAAATAGTTGGCACTGCATGCACATGATGTAACAATAACAATCTTTATGTGATGAACTTTTTTGGCTATAGTATCCTATTATATATGTAGAAAATTGACTACATTTACAATCTTTCATTTTCTGTTTTGGGGTATTTTGTTAGTACACTTAAAAGAGTTGGACCAAAAGCAAAAATGAATATCTGGCAATTTATGTGTAGCCATGTGGGACTGTTTTTTGTAAGATTGTATTTATTTGAAGGACCAAGAATGGTATGATAGGTCCTAGTGtatatctatatgtatatagtCATTTATTCAttgttacttttaaaaataaaaaataaaaaaatctgacCAATTTGAGTTTGGTTCATAACTTTTGTCATGAGTACAAGAAAGTTCCAAATTTTGTGAGGTATAACGGTTAGGGTATTACGCGAATAAAGTTTGATATTAATAGTTGAAAGTTATGTTTATAGTATAAGAttgtttaaaatgaaaaatgacttgTGACTCGATTGGACCTTAGTTTGAAGGAGATTATATTATTGAATGTATGAACAATATCTCAAGTCGAACTATACTGTATAGGTGAGGATTCAATTATTTACATGTTGATCGTCTTATCTTATAGGTGTTCTAAGTGAATGATGCGTGAGTTCTAAACTATAAAGCTAGAGTGAAAGGATTATCTAACTCGATTTTTATTTTGAGGTTcgattgattttattattgtgTGTCATAAATCTCTATAGCATAATATTGATTATTATCAATACCAAAGAAAATATGCAACTTTAAGACAAAAGAAAAGACATTTTTTACTTTGCATTTATGGCAAACTTGGTGTATGTGATAAAACTGaatgtgaaattgatgtggtTTGTGGTCCAATTTTGATTTGTGGCCACAAATAAatacatgatatatataatatatacagtAATAATTGAATTGGTCATTTGGCTCTTATCCACAAGTCTTGGATGATAATTTTGCtataaaataaatgtatattcCTGGACCTGTTCATGTGCTTTCCCTTCATTATTCATTCTGTgatacatatatttaaatacAATAATACACCTAAAAGTGGTCACAGAAAAGGAATGAAATTAAACATAAGAGTTCTATTTTGGCCCCCCTATTACTGACTACAATGACTGTGCAATAGTTAATGCTTCATGACTTATTAGctaaaaaattaacatttattatgtatataatacaaaaaatacaacCCATAGTTTATTTTGTATGTAGTTGTtgtttaattaagaaaaaatatattattatgggGAATCGTGATAGGTATACGTTTCCgcgtgttttttttttttgaataaagagGACTTAcgaaacaataacaacaacgtATCCAGTATAGTCCTAGAAGAACTTATGAGATACACGTTGAGAGAGGTTTTAACGTTTATAATACAAATAGAAAAGAATCTCAAATCGAGGGTTTTTTGGGTCCAAATACTTGGGgtaaaattttgtgaaaatgaaTGAGATGTAGGTTGGCCCAAATTTATTTGGTAGGCCCATACAAACATGACGAGAGTATTATAACAAATGTAAGCCCAGGCCCATATCAAATTAAAGGCTTTCCTCTTCTATTAATGGGCCTCAAGACTTGGATTAGTTATAGGACTCAAATTTCATGTTCAAAATTGAGTAGCTAAGGACCTTCAACATATTGGGAAGCTTTGATTAATGATCTTTGTGAGAAGCAAATAGAGTACAAATGTATTCAAGTATGAGGGCCAAAGAGGCCCAATTACATGTGAAGAGCCCAAACACATATATGGTATTCCTTTTAAGTGAATTTATCGAAATTTCACTAGTTTAAAAGTTGATAACATAGTACACTTTAGTTGCAATATTACGAATTTTATCAGATTTTAGTACGTCCAAATACAAAAATCTAGCGATACATagcggtcaaaattgggtgtgaTTTGTTCTAGATACATTGTATCAAAGTGGATTCGTATGCGATACATGATCATCTCCCACCCCCccatctcgctcgcctctctccctaAAAAGTGTATTTGATAgcaaaaatacatgtatctaggtATATCTTCCTCTATATATCGTAAGAAACTCTTAATTAGTGGTAAGatacataattatttgaaaGTAAATAGAAGTAGAAGTAGTATATATGGATATATGTTTAATAAGGTAGTCCCCCCTCCGCCCCGCCCCCctccctttttaaaaaaattaagtactTTTTCCGTTTCAAATTGTTGTCTGATTTGACTTGATACAGAGTTTATGAAAgtaaagaagacttttaaatCTTGTAATCTTAAAATAAAGATACCGTTTGAAGCTAAGAAGGAGTAATTGTTTAGACCTTAGTATATAGGTCATCTTTTCATTTAGattttgttggatattgttatgATTGAAGATTCAACTACTTTAGGTGTTTTTTGAATATATAGGAGGTGATTAGGTTcttaatttattgatttcttaattttattatcaGTTTTTTTGTTCATAAATTCAAATGTCAACTACTACTTGATGAAgttcatttaataaaaaataatatgagcACTACACCACACAAATGGTACCATTGATTTGAATCAGTCAAAAGTTTGTGTGGTTTAGACTTATTCAGAACATTGTGAGTGTGAacctaaagttttttttaagagAAATTAATGCATTTGTCAACAAAACAGTTGTCAATCCACCaaactttattaatttaagaaagCAACATTACATTTCTGGTGTTCGATacgaaaaaaaatatctaaatcttataaaaaaaacctaTTCAATTGGTCGAAATATTTAAAGAACATTTTCTTTCTCTAATACAAGAGGAAAATAATCGTcctaatgaaaataataaaaacaaattttataagtgatttttcaaattcattGTATTAACCTTGCCATTCAATGCCCTCACCATCCATCCAACCCCTATAGTGTCTTTTCTAAATTACATCCAGATACTAATATTATAGAGATAATATTTTCTTGCTTATTTATCGAATTTAGAAATAGATAAGAAAGTCgcttatttttcaataaaaagtttttttagaaaaatattctcCTTCGTACCTAAACACCCTAATgacttttaatgttttatttccCAGTGTCTGATATTCATAATAAAGTCTAACTATTTTAAATTGGCGTCGCATCGAGTCCCGTTCAAGGAGAAACacttttaattaagaattttttcAACACCTAAAATTAAAACCCGAAACATCTGATTAAAATAAGAGCTAACTCCCTTTAGTACACCACAAACTTGTTTTCTTTGGtcatggaaaaataattttataagaaaagTAGCTAGCTAGTAgtaattaatattattcatGTGCTTCCATATACTTTGACTAACAAAAACAAGTGGTTATtacaatagaaaaagaaaacaaagaaacacAAAACTCtagagagacaaaaaaaaatggcCTATGCTTGTATTTCCTCACTTATGCAAACTCTTAAGCAACTCTTGCGAGCTAAATCACCTTTGATTTGTGAAAGTTGTATACAAAAACAACATGTTGAATCTTCTTATCAAAGTCTATGTACTCTTCAAGTTTTTCTTGAGGATACAACAAATGAAGCCAATGATATTGAGAATCTCAAGATTTTAGAGAATAAGATCAGAGATGTAGTCTACAAAGCAGAAGATAGAGTTGATTCATGCTTAACAAACATGATTCTAGCTCATAATGAAGACGATCGCGAAAAGGCTTGTAAATCCTTCGATGAAGAATTACAACAAGTTGAAACAGAACTTGATTCTCTCAGAAAAGAAGTGATTGTGATCGAGTTTCACAAGCGCGGAAGCAAATTAACGGAGATAACAACAACTTCTTTCTCATCAACAGAGGAAACGACGTACGTTGGGATGAAAAAAGACTACAAAGCCATACTGAATTGCCTCAATGCCCAAACAAAAGAGTTAATAGTCATATCACTTATTGGCATGGGCGGTATAGGTAAGACAACTCTTGCTAGAAAAGTTTTTGATAATTCAATCATTCGTGATCGATTTGAGAAACATGCATGGGTCACCATATCTGAACAATATAATAAGAGACAGATGCTTCTTGAGGTTGCTTCTTCAATTAGTGGAGTCAACAATCAAGAAATGAGCAATGATGAATTGATGGTTATTGTGTATAGAAGTCTCAAGGGTAGGAGATTTCTAATCGTCATAGATGATCTTTGGAGTACTGAGGCTTGGGACCAAATGCGAAGAATATTTcaaaatgataacaataaaagCCGAATTATACTAACCACTCGTCTCAAACATGTTGCTGATTATGCAAGCTCCCCTGATTTTCCTCCTCGCGAGGTGTCTTTTCTAAGTTTTAAAGATAGTTGGAAACTATTTACCAAAAAGCTATTCAGAAAAGATCGTTGTCCTCCACAATTACGAAAGATAGGGAAGCACATCATACAACAATGTCAAGGATTGCCTCTCTCGATTATTGTCATTGCTGGACTTCTTAGCAAGATAGACGTGACGTATGATAATTGGAAGAAAATTGAGCAAGATTTGAACTCATTTCATGGTTCTGTTTTAGAACAATGCCAAGCAATTCTGTGTTTGAGTTATAATTACTTGCCCCCATACTTGAAGGCGTGTTTTCTCTATATAGGAGGTTTTCCTGAAGATATGGAGATTCGTGTATCGAAGATGATGAGCTCATGGATAGCTGAGCAGTTCATTAAGGCAACAAGCGATACAAGGTTAGAAGTTGTGGCGGAGAAGTATGTGCAAGAGTTAATGGATAGGAGTTTAATTTTGGGTAAAACTCGAAAGCCTAATGGAAGATTCAAAACTTGCAAAATTCATGATCTTCTTAGGCAGTTGTGCATAAGAGAAGCACAAATTGAAAATGTAGTGCATTTCCCTTATAGTGATCTTGTTTCTACTTACTCACAAGACATAAATGATCGTAGACGTGTGATGATTCCTTTTCTGATTGATGACTATTTTATCGATCATCCAAGTCAAAGGAGTGGTAAGATTAGAACTCGCAGTTTGATCTTTATGGGAGGTGGTAGATCTTATCTAGTACCTGAAATGAACCACTGGCCTGATAGTATTTCAGAATTCAAGTTACTTAAGGTGTTGGATGCACGTGAAATTGGCTACGATTTCTCTCCTATAATACGTCAACTCGTACATTTGAGGTATGTTGATGCAAGAATTCAGGATCCTTCTTCACTAGCCAAATTGTTCAATCTACAAACAATGATTGTCTATTCAAGGAGAAATGTGCAGCTCCCCGCGGAGATTTGGACAATGTCACAGATAAAACATGTTGATATTGAACAAATGGATATGCCTAATCCTTTTAGTATTGGAGATCAACAAACTCAACCTTTGTTTCTGAATAACTTGCAAACACTTGCTCTCGATTCCTCGCCTTTTTTGGCAGAAATTCTAAAGAAAACACCAAATGTAGAGAAGTTAAAGATTAGAGGTGCTAATACATATAATGAGTggtttgattttgttgattGTCTCGTTGATCTACAGAGGCTGGAAAAGCTAAgtataacagcatcagatgacAACAGTCCATGCTTTCTGTCTAGTGCTTTTTACGCGCGTAATCTAAAGCATTTGAGATTAGGTTATACTTCATTGCCTTGGGAAGAAATGGATGTGCTTGCAAATTTACCAAATCTTGAGGTGCTTAAAGCAGATAGTGCATTCAACGGAACAAATTGGACACTGAATGAAGATATTGTgtttcaaaaactaaaatatctACGAATTTGGAGTGCAGATGATCTAGAAAGATGGGAAGCAACTACTGATAATTTTCCGATGCTTGAACATTTAGTCCTTTTGGATCTCGATGAACTAGAGGAGATTCCGCAGAGTTTTGGAGAaataatgacactaaaattcgtTCGAGTGGAAAATTGCAATCCTGCAGTGGACAGTAGTGCAAGGAATATTTTAGAAGAGCAACAAGGCTGGGGAAATTGTGAGCTTCAAATTGAAATTGTTCCTTCGTTACAATACGATCTTTGAGTGTACAAGACCTATTTGATCAAGAATTG
This DNA window, taken from Solanum lycopersicum chromosome 5, SLM_r2.1, encodes the following:
- the LOC101252874 gene encoding putative late blight resistance protein homolog R1A-4 isoform X1 codes for the protein MAYACISSLMQTLKQLLRAKSPLICESCIQKQHVESSYQSLCTLQVFLEDTTNEANDIENLKILENKIRDVVYKAEDRVDSCLTNMILAHNEDDREKACKSFDEELQQVETELDSLRKEVIVIEFHKRGSKLTEITTTSFSSTEETTYVGMKKDYKAILNCLNAQTKELIVISLIGMGGIGKTTLARKVFDNSIIRDRFEKHAWVTISEQYNKRQMLLEVASSISGVNNQEMSNDELMVIVYRSLKGRRFLIVIDDLWSTEAWDQMRRIFQNDNNKSRIILTTRLKHVADYASSPDFPPREVSFLSFKDSWKLFTKKLFRKDRCPPQLRKIGKHIIQQCQGLPLSIIVIAGLLSKIDVTYDNWKKIEQDLNSFHGSVLEQCQAILCLSYNYLPPYLKACFLYIGGFPEDMEIRVSKMMSSWIAEQFIKATSDTRLEVVAEKYVQELMDRSLILGKTRKPNGRFKTCKIHDLLRQLCIREAQIENVVHFPYSDLVSTYSQDINDRRRVMIPFLIDDYFIDHPSQRSGKIRTRSLIFMGGGRSYLVPEMNHWPDSISEFKLLKVLDAREIGYDFSPIIRQLVHLRYVDARIQDPSSLAKLFNLQTMIVYSRRNVQLPAEIWTMSQIKHVDIEQMDMPNPFSIGDQQTQPLFLNNLQTLALDSSPFLAEILKKTPNVEKLKIRGANTYNEWFDFVDCLVDLQRLEKLSITASDDNSPCFLSSAFYARNLKHLRLGYTSLPWEEMDVLANLPNLEVLKADSAFNGTNWTLNEDIVFQKLKYLRIWSADDLERWEATTDNFPMLEHLVLLDLDELEEIPQSFGEIMTLKFVRVENCNPAVDSSARNILEEQQGWGNCELQIEIVPSLQYDL